A single genomic interval of Struthio camelus isolate bStrCam1 chromosome 9, bStrCam1.hap1, whole genome shotgun sequence harbors:
- the PFKL gene encoding ATP-dependent 6-phosphofructokinase, liver type produces MAAALDLEKLRMAGAGMAIAVLTSGGDAQGMNAAVRAVTRMGIYVGAKVFLIYEGYEGLVEGGENIKQANWLSVSNIIQLGGTIIGSARCKAFTTREGRLRAACNLVQHGITNLCVIGGDGSLTGANIFRTEWGGLLEELVKDGQISEDVAKEYCHLNIVGLVGSIDNDFCGTDMTIGTDSALHRIMEVIDAITTTAQSHQRTFVLEVMGRHCGYLALVSGLASGADWLFIPESPPEDGWEDLMCERLGETRSRGSRLNIIIIAEGAIDRNGKPISSNYVKDLVVQRLGFDTRVTVLGHVQRGGTPSAFDRVLSSKMGMEAVMALLEATPDTPACVVSLSGNQSVRLPLMECVQVTKDVQKAMDEKRFEEAIQLRGGSFENNWNIYKLLAHQKPAQEKSPFSLAILNVGAPAAGMNAAVRSAVRIGICQGHTMYVVNDGFEGLSKGQIREVGWHDVAGWLGRGGSMLGTKRTLPKTCMEKIVENVRKFNIQALLVIGGFEAYEGVLQLVEARGQYEELCIIMCVIPATISNNVPGTDFSLGSDTAVNAAMESCDRIKQSASGTKRRVFIVETMGGYCGYLSTVTGIAVGADAAYVYEDPFTIHDLKANVEHLTDKMKTDIQRGLVLRNEKCHEHYTTEFLYNLYSSEGKGIFDCRINVLGHLQQGGAPTPFDRNYGTKLGVKAVLWMSEKLQEVYRKGRVFANSADSACVIGLRKKVVAFSPVTELKKVTDFEHRLPQEQWWLNLRLMLKMLANYQISLTEYISGKMEHVTRRTLSIEKGF; encoded by the exons ATGGCGGCGGCGCTGGATCTGGAGAAGCTGCGCATGGCGGGCGCCGGCATGGCCATCGCCGTGCTCACCAGCGGCGGCGACGCGCAAG GTATGAACGCCGCTGTCCGGGCCGTGACCCGCATGGGCATCTACGTCGGCGCCAAGGTTTTCCTCATCTATGAG GGTTACGAGGGGCTGGTGGAAGGAGGAGAGAATATCAAGCAAGCGAACTGGCTGAGCGTCTCCAACATCATCCAGCTG GGCGGCACGATCATCGGCAGCGCCCGCTGCAAGGCTTTCACCACGCGCGAGGGCCGCCTCCGGGCCGCCTGCAACCTCGTGCAGCACGGCATCACCAACCTGTGCGTCATCGGGGGAGACGGCAGCCTGACGGGAGCCAACATCTTCCGGACGGAGTGGGGTGGGCTGCTGGAAGAGCTGGTTAAAGACG GGCAGATCAGCGAGGACGTGGCGAAGGAGTACTGCCACCTGAACATCGTCGGCCTGGTGGGCTCCATCGACAACGACTTCTGCGGCACTGACATGACCATCGGCACCGACTCGGCGCTGCACCGCATCATGGAGGTGATCGACGCGATCACCACCACGGCCCAGAG CCATCAGAGGACGTTTGTGCTGGAGGTGATGGGCAGGCACTGCGG GTACCTGGCCCTGGTGTCTGGCCTGGCCTCGGGGGCCGACTGGCTCTTCATCCCCGAATCGCCCCCAGAGGACGGCTGGGAGGACCTCATGTGCGAGAGACTTGGGGAG ACACGCAGCAGAGGGTCTCGGCTCAACATCATCATCATTGCAGAGGGTGCCATCGACCGGAACGGCAAGCCCATTTCCTCCAACTACGTGAAGGAT CTGGTGGTCCAGCGCCTAGGCTTCGACACACGGGTGACTGTCCTCGGCCACGTGCAGCGCGGAGGGACGCCATCAGCCTTTGACCGTGTCCTG AGCAGCAAGATGGGGATGGAAGCAGTGATGGCGCTGCTGGAGGCCACACCGGACACCCCCGCCTGCGTGGTGAGCCTGTCGGGGAACCAGTCGGTGCGGCTGCCCCTCATGGAGTGCGTCCAGGTG ACAAAGGATGTTCAGAAGGCCATGGATGAGAAGAGGTTTGAGGAGGCCATCCAGCTCCGTGGAGG GAGTTTTGAAAACAACTGGAACATTTACAAGCTGTTGGCACACCAGAAACCAGCTCAGGAGAAG AGCCCCTTCAGCCTGGCCATCCTGAACGTGGGCGCCCCTGCCGCGGGCATGAACGCTGCCGTCAGGTCCGCCGTGCGGATCGGGATCTGCCAGGGACACACCATGTACGTGGTGAACGACGGCTTCGAGGGCTTATCCAAAGGGCAG ATCCGCGAGGTGGGCTGGCACGACGTGGCAGGCTGGCTGGGACGCGGCGGGTCCATGCTGGGCACCAAGCG aACCCTGCCCAAGACGTGCATGGAGAAGATCGTGGAGAACGTGCGGAAATTTAACATCCAGGCCCTCCTGGTCATTGGGGGGTTTGAG GCCTACGAGGGGGTGCTGCAGCTTGTCGAAGCGCGTGGGCAGTACGAGGAGCTCTGCATCATCATGTGCGTGATCCCGGCCACCATCAGCAACAACGTACCTGGGACCGACTTCAGCCTGGGCTCGGACACCGCCGTCAACGCTGCCATGGAG AGCTGTGACCGTATCAAGCAGTCGGCATCGGGCACGAAGCGCCGCGTGTTCATCGTGGAGACGATGGGCGGCTATTGCGGGTACCTGTCGACCGTGACCGGCATCGCGGTGGGCGCAGACGCTGCCTACGTGTACGAAGATCCTTTCACCATCCATGACCTGAAG GCCAACGTGGAACACTTGACTGACAAAATGAAGACGGATatccagagaggcctggtgctgCG CAACGAGAAGTGCCACGAACACTACACCACTGAGTTCCTCTACAACCTCTACTCCTCTGAGGGCAAGGGCATCTTCGACTGCAGAATTAACGTCCTTGGCCACCTCCAGCAG ggaggggccccgacACCCTTTGACCGCAACTACGGCACCAAGCTGGGAGTGAAGGCCGTGCTGTGGATGTCAGAGAAGTTGCAGGAAGTCTACCGCAAGG GGCGTGTGTTTGCCAACTCGGCCGACTCTGCCTGCGTGATCGGGCTCAGGAAGAAGGTGGTGGCCTTCAGCCCCGTGACGGAGCTCAAGAAAGTCACCGATTTTGA GCACAGGCTGCCCCAGGAACAGTGGTGGCTGAACCTGCGGCTCATGCTGAAGATGCTCGCCAACTACCAGATCAGCCTGACCGAGTACATTTCCGGGAAGATGGAGCACGTCACCCGGCGCACGCTCAGCATTGAGAAGGGCTTCTAG
- the PROCR gene encoding endothelial protein C receptor has protein sequence MLCFLLLSGVLACGADQAAPLALTMLQLTRVSDGRSEFWGNATLNGQLSHRLEGLNLSQVLPLEPPAAWARRKEDVATYLNYFASMVRLIHKERPINYTQSLGCRLGCRLFPNGTAHSFYEVTLNGTAFLTFHVPNATWEWRWPRRDAVATFAHRELMKYPQTTQALQRFLNTSCVDILRAQSARTGRQSGRSHTPLVLGLMLGTFALVGTAMGIYLCTGGSC, from the exons ATGCTCTGCTTCTTGCTTCTCAGCGGGGTCCTGGCCTGCGGGGCGGACCAGGCGG CCCCGCTCGCCCTCACCATGCTGCAGCTGACCCGCGTCTCCGACGGCCGCTCCGAGTTCTGGGGCAACGCCACGCTCAACGGCCAGCTGAGCCACCGCCTGGAGGGGCTCAACCTCAGCCAGGTGCTGCCGctggagccgccggccgcctgggccaggaggaaggaggaCGTGGCCACCTACCTGAACTACTTCGCCAGCATGGTCCGGCTCATCCATAAGGAGAGGCCCATCAACT ACACGCAGAGCCTGGGCTGCCGCCTGGGCTGCCGCCTCTTCCCCAATGGCACGGCCCACAGCTTCTACGAGGTGACCCTCAACGGCACGGCCTTCCTCACCTTCCACGTGCCCAACGCCACCTGGGAGTGGCGCTGGCCCCGGCGGGACGCGGTGGCCACCTTCGCCCACAGGGAGCTCATGAAGTACCCCCAGACCACCCAGGCCCTCCAGCGCTTCCTTAACACCTCGTGTGTGGACATCCTGAGGGCTCAGAGCGCCAGGACAG GAAGACAGAGCGGCCGGTCGCACACCCCGCTGGTGCTGGGTCTGATGCTGGGCACCTTCGCCTTGGTGGGCACGGCCATGGGCATCTACTTGTGCACGGGTGGGAGCTGCTAG